In Pseudoliparis swirei isolate HS2019 ecotype Mariana Trench chromosome 22, NWPU_hadal_v1, whole genome shotgun sequence, the DNA window CCCAGACCAAGACGACCATATTGTTCTCTGCCCAGGCTATAAACATGTCCTAAAAGATGGAGAaagggagatttgtttgtttgccaaAGTACTTTATATTAAGGCGCCCGAGTCATAGGTGTCCCTTAATTGTGGAACCAACAGTTTTCCAACCAAACCACTAAAAGTCAAAGAGTTCTTACCTGtgtcatttgtgttttaatataATGTTCTTGATATATTATTTTATCGAAGAATTTCGGGTGTATTACAGAAAAAGTAATGACTCAATATGAGGTGACTTGACCGGAAACTGAGTGCTGTATATTACCAGTGCACTAAAAACATGTCTTGATGGGATCACAAAGTCTGATGAGCATACTTATATTGAATACAATTCATTGGAACTTACCCTCAGCATCAAGGCAGAGTGTGTGATGTTGTCCTCCAGAGAAATCCACCCATTGGGTGGTGGAGTTTCTGAAACATGCCAGTTTTACTGGCACAAAACAGTTCTCTGTGCTTTTATTGCCTGaatgaaaataaacacaataagaAAGTGCATGAATAAGTACAAATTGTAAAACAAATGTGATCAAAAGGACTAGACATTGATGATGCCGTGCCACACTAACCTAGCTGGTGATAGTTGGAGAGACCAAATCCATAAACGGGCCCCTCTTTTGACACAGCAAAGGTGGCGTACGCCCCACAGAAGacatctatgaagtgaactttCCCTTTGACCTTCACTATCTGTGGAACCAGCAACCGGCCTGAAATCACAGGACATAGTCAGCCAGAACGCCGCAGCAAAATACATTACACATGAAAAAAGTCTATTAAGGAAATGACAGATGAATGTACATGTAGAGTCGCTTGCAGAAGCTCGCGTTACTTACCGAGGCCTTTCCTGCCTCCTCGGTCTGAAAAAAACTCAGGCACTCTTCCCAGCTGGCCCTGCTCTGCAGTAccggatgtgtacagatttccCTTCAGTGTGACCAGTACAAGGTGGTCGTTACCTGTTAAGGCATTCACACAAATTTGACGGAAACATTATGTGCGTCATGTTAACttgtaacaaacaaaaacataaacataaacatatggCACTAAAGAGGACGACTTCTTACCTGATGCAATTTTCACAACAGGTTCCGTCATGGGGACTTTGACTGGACTGGTGCAGGTTTTCATGGGCTCCAGAAGACCAATAACACCATTGTTATCctgggggtaaaaaaaaaaaaaaaaaagggtcccGTATTTTTATAGTTAATCCAATAGATACACAATGCTCAGGTTTGGAGTTGTGAACAGTGTAGCAGCACCGAGCAATAGATTGAGATATACAACATTGCTTTATCCACAGGTGACTAAAATGCTTCCATTAACTCTGTGGTTCTCAAACGGTTTCTGTCGCGCTCCTCTtcggaggaagaaagatgttcGTGCCCCACCGCCCCGACAAAATTGGAACTAAATGGTCCATGCTGAAATTTAATTGAAAAACTTTGTGTTAAGCctccatttgtgtttttttcaaataatagaataaagaatatTGCATTCACTtataattaaaccagattgctccatcagacaaaaacaaataaaaagtgcaatcactgttaaaacaatgcaaataaagttggGCATTGAATATCTTTTCACGATAATAACAACAAGTGCAacatgtgaaaaactaaacaagttcaaatatgtttctatcttttcaaaacaataacgtgcaaaaaaaaaaaaaaaatgagtgGGGTATAATGACGCCACGTGTCTTTGTAATTCACTCGGGCTTCATACCGTCCGCTGAGCGTTCAGACATAATTCACAGGCTGGTCTCTCCTCATCTGCATCGCCTGCGGTTGATTTTCTTTTCCCTCCTGCCAAACGTTGTGCACACAACTGAGCAGCACGCGAGTGGCAAAGGAGCTCAGACGTTGCAAACGCGCTGCGCAAGCGTAACCCGTTAACGCCGTAAaagtaacgtaaacatttacacgtaCTTTTGGAATACGTGAAGTTCTCTGCcctgcctgccccccccccctgcatcaACAACAGCGCACACTTCACTGAGGATGCCAAGTATCACCAGTCCATTAGGAAATATTTCACACGTGTGAATATTTTGATTATACTTGGCAACAAATATGTACAATACAATTTGGCACAGCTGCTTTGAGAATACATTTATGGAGAAATTACAGAGTTCAGCAATATGATTGGAGACATTCAACTTGCTACATCGCTAtaatcacaataaaagcactgtTTTCTTCAAAGCAGAAATAGAACAGTTCATTCCAGCACTGTCAAAAACCAAGTGGGATTGCAGAAGGCAGGCAGAGGTAATAAACATGTAATTTCCATTGTGCCATTGAGTATTAATAATGAAAGCCCAGGAGCAACCCAGCAGTAGTGATAAATAAGTAATGAGATAAAAACAATAACGAATGCGGGACGAAGGATCATCAAATTATGTCTGAATGTCTTTAAGTTTCTCTTGAATGATTAACAATGTGAAGCTGCTTTTGGCCCCAAGCATGGCATAAGCTACCAGGAGCAGAGCTTTGGTCATGTAGCCACGAGAAACTAAGATGACAGAAATGTGAAAGATGAACATGGGAAAGCTTTTACTATGGAAATATAATCTCTTATGCAGAAGCGGAACACCATTGGAGAAAAGCTTGCACAGTTAAGAAAGGAAACTGATGTGAGAATGTAGAGGAGACATAATTAATCTGTTTGCCTTTCATCCTGGATTATTTATGGCGCAGCATGTGGGGAATCTAAATCTTACAACGTTAATTAGTTGTTCCAGCAGCATCTCAGTTTAACTGGAATGACCGGAACAGTGGTTGATGACCTAAAAGCTCAGtcgaagaacaacaacaaaaagacatttTAGAACGTAAGAGTAAATCTGATATCATCTGTGGGCAGGAAAAAAAGCTCATAAAGTGTTCGGTAAAAGGACTGGATCAAGAGATTGATTGACATCATGATTCAAGATGTGTGCAGTACAGTGCTTCAACAGTCAGGGGAGCTGACCAGGAACTTGTTTGACTTCAGGGACCCATCGGCGACAAAATAGAACAGATtcacattatgatttttttaaatacgggTCAAGACAGTGAAGGATTTGAGCGGTGACATTTGAGTGAGCATCTACAGGTTTGATGGATATCGAGAGCCTGACGTGACAGAATAATGGCGATATGACTGGATTGGATATTATTAAATCAATCTGCTCTTGACCTTGTATTAACTGATAGTCATTTACTGTTCACCGTAATGGTCAAGTATATTTTTCCTACAGTTGTGTCAGATCTTTTTGCAGTTGATAGAGCTGTTTGGGGAGGCACAAGAGGGAATGTAGAGAcatctctcacacaaacacaagtggctaAAAGCAAGTAACTCACCCTGTAGGAGCCCCAGATGTACACTGTTCCATCGTCTGTGAGTGCAGCCGTGTGGCTGTCCCCTGCCGACACCTGGACCACCTTCGCCGACAATGTCACCTTTCCTGGAACCATCTCAGACCCCTCCTCTGTTGTCTCCCGACCAAGGGCACCTTCGTCATTACAGCCAAAAGtgtaaacctttaaaaaaaaggaaaaaagaagtcAGACTCGTTAAAATGTTCACTGAATCTTCGCATTCACCATATAATAGAAAGAAGACAGTCGATTCCTTACATGGCCAGTCTCGCTGACGCAGACAGTGTGCATGCCTCCCGCAACTACTTGTAACATTTTCTCTGGCAGGGACACCAGGGCTGGCTTTTTCCTCTCAATGGTGGTCTCGCCTAGGCCCAACTGTCCAACATCCCCCTGGCCAAGAACAAGAACCTGTCCTGGGTCCTTGCCATGACTCCTGTGGGAAACTGTTAAATacaaacaacatcaacatttcacaTCAGTTGTTTATCTTATTAGTCTTACAAGGACAAACTTGACCGAAACATGACATAATAAATATAGGCATTTGACATGAGGCAACTTTTTTAAACTGTTGTGTGACATGCTTTCCTCTCATAAACTGGGTATGCATTACTATCTTAACTGAATTTTGATTTGATTCTTCAAATTAGACATCTATGGCGTACATTTAATATAAATCATATCGTCTAGCTTAGTCTAGTGTCCTTTATCGACCATTTAAacaattcttttttctttttcttttaatagcAATTTACCTTTAATTTTCTTGGGCGTTTTATCATCTTCAACAATAGGCTCAGACTTCCTCTTGGTGGCAGACTTTTTCGCAGGCATGACAGCAACGCTTGAGGACTTGGGGAGAAAGACACGAGATAAGatcagtgcaacaaaacaattaaatatatcaAGAGAAAAGCCACATGAACAAACATCCTTGTAAATTAAATatccatgtttttttgttcaaatgctagTCGGGCAAAACAAGTTATTGGCGAACGATGTATATCCAAGGAAAGCTATATTGACATTTCCATAACTCACAAGCCTACTAGTGGTGACCGTAGTTGACCGACATACACAGTCGGTCCTTTATTTTGGTCTCCACATTGTGCAGGAGGTGTTGGGGTGCAACAGCTGTCGGGAAGCTGCTTCAATGGCACAGTGTCAGATCATTTCACCCCCACGGACAGGTGTGCTGCCCCCGCTTCGCTGTGCAACCAAAGGCGACTCGATAACTAATTCAAACTCGCTTATCTCCTcgtgacacacacagagtatgAGCGACCGGGAGCCGGCGTTATATAGAGAGCGCTCGATTTAACATTCAGCACCAGCGGCACCACGCAGGTTGAAGCATGTGTCCTTGCCAACAGTTAACGCTAGATGGCTATGTCACCCAGCGAGCTGTAGCCTACAAGGCAAAGCTTCAGTCCTCTTCTAGGTTAAGAAGACACGATGCCCTGCCGGTTACTAA includes these proteins:
- the rcc1 gene encoding regulator of chromosome condensation, producing MPAKKSATKRKSEPIVEDDKTPKKIKVSHRSHGKDPGQVLVLGQGDVGQLGLGETTIERKKPALVSLPEKMLQVVAGGMHTVCVSETGHVYTFGCNDEGALGRETTEEGSEMVPGKVTLSAKVVQVSAGDSHTAALTDDGTVYIWGSYRDNNGVIGLLEPMKTCTSPVKVPMTEPVVKIASGNDHLVLVTLKGNLYTSGTAEQGQLGRVPEFFSDRGGRKGLGRLLVPQIVKVKGKVHFIDVFCGAYATFAVSKEGPVYGFGLSNYHQLGNKSTENCFVPVKLACFRNSTTQWVDFSGGQHHTLCLDAEGHVYSLGREQYGRLGLGQGTEEKHEPTPVAGMEPASGLTCGASVSFAVTRDGSVYAWGMGTNLQLGTGEEEDEWSPVKMTGKQLENRVVLMASSGGQHTVLLVKDKQES